One Paenibacillus sp. FSL W8-0186 genomic window carries:
- a CDS encoding glycosyltransferase — protein MSKKRVLILSEGFGSGHTQAGHALAAGIRKLWPDAMTKVMELGSFLNPIIAPWILSAYRVTVNTSPSLVGMLYRKKYEKPVGRLTRLALHKMFYQHASEVIGQLQPDVIVCTHPIPNAVVARLRASGLRIPLYTLITDYDAHGAWISPEVNQYLVSTLEVKTLLQQRGVNPDTIQVTGIPVHPNFWSIQDKASARRDLGIKQMPTVLVMGGGWGLHFKEELIDKLIAWRDKVQIICCTGSNGKLTEKLRACPEMMHENITIIGHTHEVSKWMDASDILITKPGGMTCTEGLAKGIPMLFFESIPGQEEKNREYFVSHGYGIDMSSPKIIDQWFSAITNPSRNTLLHDKISQLRPQAYEPDCCAKNVIKLLRENSIQPELGYAYL, from the coding sequence ATGTCCAAAAAACGAGTGCTGATTCTATCGGAGGGGTTCGGAAGCGGTCATACCCAAGCCGGTCATGCACTGGCTGCCGGCATCCGAAAGCTGTGGCCGGACGCAATGACGAAGGTGATGGAGCTGGGCTCTTTCCTTAATCCGATTATCGCCCCATGGATTTTGTCTGCTTACCGGGTTACCGTTAATACGAGCCCTTCCCTGGTCGGAATGCTCTACCGGAAAAAATACGAAAAGCCAGTCGGGCGGTTAACCCGGCTGGCCCTGCATAAAATGTTCTATCAGCATGCATCCGAGGTAATCGGACAGCTTCAGCCGGATGTCATCGTCTGCACGCATCCGATCCCAAATGCTGTCGTCGCGAGACTCCGTGCGTCAGGCCTTCGCATACCGCTGTATACCCTGATTACGGACTACGACGCCCACGGCGCCTGGATTAGTCCTGAGGTGAATCAATATCTCGTGTCCACACTAGAAGTTAAAACATTGCTTCAGCAGCGTGGGGTCAACCCGGATACCATCCAGGTCACCGGAATTCCCGTTCATCCCAATTTCTGGAGCATCCAGGACAAAGCATCCGCCAGAAGAGATCTCGGTATCAAGCAAATGCCTACCGTTCTCGTCATGGGCGGCGGATGGGGACTGCACTTCAAGGAAGAGCTTATCGACAAACTCATCGCCTGGCGCGACAAGGTACAAATCATTTGCTGCACTGGCAGCAACGGCAAACTGACAGAGAAGCTGCGCGCTTGTCCGGAGATGATGCACGAGAATATTACGATCATCGGGCACACCCATGAAGTCAGCAAATGGATGGATGCCTCCGATATCCTGATTACGAAGCCCGGCGGCATGACATGTACCGAGGGACTGGCTAAAGGCATACCCATGCTGTTCTTTGAATCGATTCCTGGTCAGGAGGAGAAGAACCGCGAATATTTCGTCAGCCACGGATACGGCATAGATATGTCTTCTCCCAAGATTATCGATCAATGGTTCTCTGCGATTACGAATCCTTCGCGCAACACATTGCTTCATGACAAAATTAGCCAGCTTCGCCCTCAAGCCTATGAGCCGGATTGCTGCGCCAAGAACGTGATTAAGCTACTCCGGGAAAATTCCATTCAACCTGAGCTCGGATATGCTTATTTATAG
- a CDS encoding cell wall hydrolase, protein MYIFRQNRYVALLISAILVCSGSISLLWGRMDNSENRARPIELSSNSISAIVKQQDRNLLAATTDASLSQERRIYRPIVPLISMLPMKKQSETKASQPYQLLFTRHWIAAEQALVQENTAKAEASAQAAEAIDMSHPPNQIYFTRTELLSQADKDQATWHYVLTDEELHLLHKIVMAEAEGEPYEGKVAVANVVLNRLRSANYPDTIKEVIYQKSQFSPVQNGRMDRVTPNEDSIRAVTEALHGRKEVSDDTYYFLALSLATDLTVAHTKSKSKEIGNHTFYK, encoded by the coding sequence ATGTATATTTTCAGACAGAATCGTTACGTCGCGCTTTTGATTAGTGCTATTCTAGTATGTTCAGGGTCGATTTCTTTATTATGGGGCCGCATGGATAATAGTGAGAATCGTGCTCGGCCGATCGAGCTTTCATCAAATAGTATTTCCGCAATCGTAAAACAGCAGGATCGGAATCTCCTTGCCGCAACAACTGACGCATCCCTGTCTCAGGAGAGGCGTATTTATCGACCCATTGTGCCGCTAATTTCCATGCTGCCGATGAAGAAGCAAAGTGAAACCAAGGCAAGTCAGCCATATCAGCTTTTGTTTACACGCCATTGGATTGCAGCGGAGCAGGCTCTGGTGCAAGAGAATACGGCGAAGGCTGAGGCGTCTGCACAAGCAGCAGAAGCAATAGATATGTCTCATCCCCCCAACCAAATATACTTCACCCGGACAGAACTACTTAGTCAGGCAGACAAGGATCAGGCAACCTGGCACTACGTTCTGACGGATGAAGAGCTGCATCTCCTTCATAAAATTGTGATGGCAGAGGCAGAGGGCGAACCGTACGAAGGCAAGGTGGCAGTTGCCAACGTTGTCTTAAACCGGCTGCGGTCCGCCAATTACCCCGACACGATTAAGGAAGTTATATATCAAAAATCGCAATTTAGTCCTGTGCAGAACGGAAGAATGGATCGTGTTACACCGAACGAGGATTCTATTCGTGCTGTAACGGAAGCTTTGCATGGACGCAAGGAGGTGTCCGACGACACCTATTATTTCCTGGCGTTATCTTTGGCTACGGATTTAACGGTCGCTCATACGAAGAGTAAATCGAAGGAAATCGGGAATCATACTTTCTATAAATAA
- the thpR gene encoding RNA 2',3'-cyclic phosphodiesterase translates to MSVEEEKWRLFVAVALPEPVKNQLHAWCLERRKDWKFRKWVHPADYHITLQFLGDTPVTQVQALLDGLREAASEARPFRLEAAGVGAFGRPDQPRVLWCGVDGDVDALRHLHSRVIAVNSRLGYVPEERPYAPHITLARKFSEGEKLREPLANKGLSFGDWTNDTIMLYRTRVTVSPMYEVVGIVSMRK, encoded by the coding sequence ATGTCTGTGGAAGAGGAGAAATGGCGCCTGTTTGTTGCTGTGGCATTGCCGGAACCTGTCAAAAATCAGCTGCACGCCTGGTGCCTGGAGCGCCGCAAGGACTGGAAATTCCGTAAATGGGTGCATCCGGCGGATTATCATATTACCTTGCAATTTTTAGGAGATACGCCCGTTACTCAAGTTCAGGCCCTATTGGACGGTTTGCGGGAGGCTGCTTCTGAAGCCCGGCCCTTCCGGCTGGAAGCAGCCGGGGTTGGAGCCTTCGGGCGTCCGGATCAGCCTCGGGTACTGTGGTGCGGCGTAGATGGCGATGTAGACGCTCTCCGCCATCTTCACAGCCGCGTTATTGCGGTGAACTCCAGGCTGGGATATGTGCCAGAGGAGCGGCCATATGCCCCGCATATTACACTGGCCCGCAAATTTTCAGAGGGAGAAAAACTGCGCGAGCCGCTGGCAAATAAAGGATTATCCTTTGGAGATTGGACAAATGACACCATTATGTTGTATCGTACTAGGGTAACCGTAAGTCCGATGTATGAGGTAGTAGGGATCGTATCCATGCGGAAATGA
- a CDS encoding general stress protein — MANNNRDGKMSLEEAGRKGGEATARNHDKEFYQEIGKKGGEATAKNHDKEFYQEIGRKGGEATAKNHDREFYQEIGQKGGEARSNSDNDDGKMSREEAGRKGGEARARQRRDK; from the coding sequence ATGGCTAACAACAATCGTGACGGTAAGATGAGCTTGGAGGAAGCAGGACGCAAAGGCGGCGAGGCAACAGCCCGCAATCATGACAAGGAGTTCTATCAGGAGATTGGCAAGAAGGGTGGCGAAGCTACCGCTAAGAACCATGATAAGGAGTTCTATCAGGAGATCGGACGCAAAGGCGGAGAAGCTACCGCAAAAAATCATGACAGAGAATTCTATCAGGAGATCGGGCAAAAAGGCGGAGAAGCCCGCAGTAATTCCGATAATGATGATGGAAAGATGAGCCGTGAGGAAGCAGGCCGTAAAGGCGGGGAAGCCCGCGCTCGTCAGCGCAGAGACAAATAA
- a CDS encoding YwiC-like family protein yields the protein MKKQGIVIPHEHGGWAMVSVPFVIGMMAGRPQWMHLPLFLAWLLLYLSSYPFLQSVKRKKERRRLITWGVIYSAIALVCLIPVLLSFPKLFYFGPILLVLLMVNLWHVKQKSERAVLNDLCAVLIFSIGGAAAYWLGGGGWDRTMLLVVVFNVFFFMGSVFFVKSVFRERTNRRWIACAKGFHVLLLIIPWLLGLPWMMIAYLFPLVRTMAYAGKTLRPMKVGIIEIISSVQYLLLTIAVL from the coding sequence GTGAAGAAGCAGGGGATCGTAATCCCCCATGAACATGGGGGCTGGGCCATGGTCAGCGTTCCATTCGTGATCGGAATGATGGCGGGGCGGCCGCAGTGGATGCATCTGCCGCTATTTCTGGCATGGCTCTTGCTATACTTATCGTCGTATCCGTTTCTGCAATCGGTCAAGCGCAAAAAAGAGCGCAGGCGCTTGATCACTTGGGGCGTGATTTATAGTGCCATTGCGCTGGTGTGTCTGATACCGGTTCTGCTCAGCTTCCCGAAGCTGTTCTATTTCGGGCCGATATTGCTAGTCCTGCTGATGGTCAATTTATGGCATGTGAAGCAAAAATCAGAGAGGGCTGTGTTAAATGATCTGTGCGCTGTTCTGATCTTCTCGATCGGCGGGGCCGCCGCCTATTGGCTTGGCGGGGGCGGATGGGATCGCACGATGCTGCTGGTTGTTGTGTTCAACGTGTTTTTTTTCATGGGCAGCGTATTCTTTGTGAAGTCTGTATTCCGTGAGCGAACCAATAGGCGCTGGATCGCATGCGCTAAAGGATTTCACGTACTCTTGCTAATCATTCCCTGGTTGCTGGGCTTGCCGTGGATGATGATTGCCTATTTGTTTCCTTTGGTCCGTACTATGGCTTATGCGGGAAAAACTTTGCGTCCCATGAAAGTGGGAATCATAGAAATTATCAGTTCTGTCCAATATTTGCTGCTTACGATTGCTGTGCTCTAG
- the moaA gene encoding GTP 3',8-cyclase MoaA, giving the protein MTTEPIRDQLNRPIRDLRISVTDRCNFRCTYCMPKEIFGDDYPFLPKNELLTLEEICDVAQLFASLGVKKIRLTGGEPLLRRNLPELVGRLVNMEGIEDIGLTTNGLLLKQYGQALYDQGLRRVNISLDALNPELFAYMNGRGIKPAAILDNIEHARQLGFQIKVNMVVQKGVNDQEILPMAAYFKEKGITLCFIEFMDVGNDNDWSLKRVVTKRDIYDRLSRVYELEALEPHYFGEVAQRYRYKDGEAEIGFITSVSESFCSTCTRARLSSEGKFYTCLFASQGFDLRELLRGGASKDELLTAIRSVWEQRSDRYSDERTEQRVRQRKKINMSYIGG; this is encoded by the coding sequence ATGACTACTGAACCTATCCGCGACCAACTGAATCGGCCTATCCGCGATTTGCGCATTTCAGTAACGGATCGCTGTAATTTTCGCTGCACCTACTGTATGCCCAAGGAAATTTTCGGAGACGATTATCCATTTCTGCCCAAAAACGAGCTGCTGACGCTGGAAGAAATCTGCGATGTTGCGCAATTGTTTGCTTCGCTTGGTGTGAAGAAGATTCGGTTAACAGGCGGGGAACCTTTGCTGCGCAGAAATTTACCGGAACTCGTTGGCAGGCTGGTGAATATGGAAGGGATTGAGGATATCGGTCTGACTACAAACGGCCTGCTCCTGAAGCAGTATGGCCAAGCGTTGTATGATCAGGGTCTCCGAAGAGTGAATATTAGTCTGGATGCCCTAAATCCGGAGCTGTTTGCATATATGAATGGGCGCGGAATTAAACCGGCTGCTATTCTCGACAATATCGAGCATGCTAGACAGCTAGGCTTTCAAATCAAGGTGAATATGGTAGTGCAAAAAGGTGTAAACGATCAGGAGATTCTCCCTATGGCCGCCTACTTCAAAGAGAAGGGGATTACGCTATGCTTCATCGAATTTATGGATGTGGGCAACGATAACGACTGGAGTCTGAAACGCGTTGTAACCAAGAGAGACATCTATGATAGATTGAGCAGGGTGTACGAGCTGGAAGCCCTGGAGCCGCATTATTTCGGTGAGGTGGCGCAGAGATATCGATATAAGGACGGCGAAGCCGAGATCGGCTTTATTACCTCGGTGTCGGAGTCGTTCTGTTCGACCTGCACACGTGCAAGACTGTCATCGGAAGGGAAGTTCTATACCTGTCTGTTCGCCTCACAGGGGTTTGATTTGCGTGAGCTGCTACGGGGAGGCGCATCCAAGGACGAGCTGCTGACAGCTATTCGGAGTGTCTGGGAGCAGCGGAGCGACCGTTATTCGGATGAACGAACGGAGCAGCGGGTCCGGCAGCGCAAGAAAATCAATATGTCCTATATTGGCGGTTAA
- the moaD gene encoding molybdopterin converting factor subunit 1, with amino-acid sequence MIRVLYFAGLRDLTGKAEELIDRPEWTVRELMDWAKAVYPEFNHRTVFVAVNEEYAQQEHVILAGDTIAMIPPVSGG; translated from the coding sequence ATGATACGAGTGCTCTATTTTGCAGGTCTTCGCGATTTGACGGGGAAAGCGGAGGAACTCATTGACCGCCCGGAGTGGACGGTGCGGGAGCTTATGGACTGGGCTAAAGCGGTTTACCCGGAATTTAATCATCGAACCGTATTTGTTGCTGTCAATGAAGAGTATGCTCAGCAAGAGCATGTCATTCTAGCGGGGGACACGATTGCTATGATTCCGCCGGTGAGCGGCGGTTGA
- a CDS encoding molybdenum cofactor biosynthesis protein MoaE, with protein MKRYEIVDGPIYIQNAIDLVLHPGAGAITTFTGHVREWTHGVRTLYLAYEAYAPMAERKLAQIGAEIEEKWPGTRVAMAHRIGELHISDIAVVIAVSSPHRKAAYEANEYAIERIKEMVPIWKKEIWEDGEEWIGNQRKKPERGGSAE; from the coding sequence ATGAAAAGGTATGAGATTGTTGACGGGCCTATCTATATTCAGAATGCTATTGATTTGGTACTGCATCCAGGTGCAGGCGCCATAACGACGTTTACGGGGCATGTAAGGGAATGGACACACGGCGTCAGAACGTTATACTTGGCTTATGAAGCTTATGCTCCGATGGCGGAAAGAAAGCTGGCGCAAATCGGCGCCGAAATTGAAGAGAAATGGCCGGGTACGCGTGTGGCGATGGCCCATCGCATCGGTGAATTGCATATTTCCGATATTGCCGTTGTCATTGCCGTATCGTCGCCGCATCGGAAGGCGGCTTACGAGGCCAATGAATATGCGATTGAACGCATCAAAGAAATGGTGCCGATCTGGAAGAAGGAAATATGGGAAGATGGTGAAGAATGGATCGGAAATCAGAGGAAGAAGCCTGAACGAGGGGGGAGTGCGGAATGA
- a CDS encoding MFS transporter, with the protein MIRKMQLPLQTMNLVLGFMVWVIISALIPFMKEDIQIPAEKLAILTAIPVVLGSVLRIPFGYYANVFGARIVFSVSFVLLLFPVFYISAASTFIDLVIGGLFLGIGGAVFSVGVTSLPKYYPKERHGLVNGVYGIGNLGTAITTFAAPVIATQVGWSLTVKLYLVLLLIFIALNILFGDRKEVKVKTPIMDEIKAVYKSDKLWLFSLFYFLTFGSFVAFTVYLPNFLVSHFALEKVDAGMRTAGFIALATFMRPVGGWLGDKFKPLILLMGIFLGLTLSGILLAFSPSIGLYTVGSLTIAVCAGLGNGVIFKLVPQYFNKQAGTVNGIVSMMGGLGGFFPPLMLSMIYSMTGQYSIGFMALSQVALASLILVIWMYYQDRLVMSSKVFRYTGQGILVTDSKGRIRSVNPAFTKLTGYAEDEVVGHKPSILKSGRQSKPFYEEMWRTIRETGQWQGEIWNRRKNGEEYLEFLTINAVKDDSGEVVHYVGLFSDISIS; encoded by the coding sequence ATGATTAGAAAAATGCAGCTGCCTTTGCAAACGATGAATTTAGTGCTTGGCTTTATGGTGTGGGTGATTATTTCGGCGCTCATTCCATTTATGAAAGAAGATATTCAAATTCCAGCGGAAAAGCTGGCAATTCTCACGGCGATCCCCGTTGTACTAGGGTCGGTTCTACGAATCCCTTTCGGGTATTACGCCAATGTATTCGGAGCCCGTATCGTCTTCTCGGTCAGCTTCGTTCTGCTGCTGTTCCCGGTATTCTATATAAGTGCAGCCTCTACGTTTATCGATTTGGTCATCGGCGGTTTGTTTCTGGGGATTGGCGGCGCCGTATTCTCAGTGGGTGTAACGTCTTTGCCGAAGTACTATCCGAAAGAACGGCATGGGCTGGTCAACGGCGTCTACGGGATTGGCAATCTGGGTACGGCGATTACTACGTTCGCTGCGCCGGTCATCGCAACGCAAGTTGGCTGGTCTTTGACCGTAAAGCTCTATCTTGTTCTGCTATTGATTTTTATCGCATTAAATATACTGTTTGGAGACCGAAAGGAAGTTAAAGTAAAGACCCCGATTATGGATGAAATCAAGGCGGTCTATAAAAGCGATAAGCTGTGGCTGTTCTCGCTTTTTTACTTCCTTACCTTCGGTTCTTTTGTGGCCTTCACCGTATACTTGCCTAATTTCCTGGTCTCTCACTTTGCACTGGAGAAAGTGGATGCAGGGATGCGGACGGCCGGATTTATCGCTCTGGCTACGTTTATGCGTCCGGTCGGCGGATGGCTTGGCGACAAGTTCAAACCGTTAATTCTATTGATGGGTATTTTTCTGGGGCTGACGCTTTCCGGAATATTGTTGGCATTCTCGCCTTCAATCGGGCTATATACCGTAGGCAGTCTAACTATAGCGGTTTGTGCAGGGCTGGGAAATGGCGTTATATTTAAGCTTGTCCCGCAATACTTCAACAAGCAGGCGGGAACCGTGAATGGGATCGTATCGATGATGGGTGGTCTAGGGGGCTTCTTCCCGCCGCTCATGCTCTCTATGATTTATTCCATGACCGGACAGTACTCCATCGGGTTTATGGCTTTATCCCAAGTTGCTTTGGCAAGCTTGATTCTGGTCATATGGATGTATTATCAGGATCGGCTGGTCATGTCCAGCAAAGTGTTCCGCTATACGGGGCAAGGCATTCTAGTTACCGATTCCAAGGGAAGGATTAGAAGCGTAAATCCGGCGTTTACCAAGCTGACGGGGTATGCCGAGGATGAGGTTGTTGGCCATAAGCCGAGTATTTTAAAATCAGGAAGGCAATCCAAACCATTCTACGAGGAAATGTGGAGGACAATTAGAGAAACAGGCCAATGGCAAGGAGAGATTTGGAACCGCCGGAAGAACGGAGAGGAATACCTGGAATTTCTGACTATCAATGCAGTTAAGGACGATTCCGGGGAAGTCGTCCACTACGTTGGGTTGTTCAGTGATATTAGTATATCGTGA
- a CDS encoding aldo/keto reductase — MEYVKLGNTGLDVSRFCLGCMSFGVAERWIHQWVLNEEQSRPIIKKALELGINFFDTANVYSMGTSEEILGRALKDYANRDEIVLATKIHGRMHEGPNGAGLSRKAIISEIDKSLKRLGTDYVDLYIIHRWDYNTPIEETMEALHDVVKAGKARYIGASAMYAWQFQKSLYVAEKNGWTRFISMQNHLNLIYREEEREMLPLCREEKIGVTPYSPLASGRLTRDWSETTHRSETDQVQKSKYDSTADSDRLIVERVAAIAEKRGVPRIHIALAWLLQKEPVTAPIIGATKTSHLEDAIGALSIALTPEEIASLEEPYVPHRIVGHE; from the coding sequence ATGGAATATGTAAAACTGGGAAACACCGGCTTGGATGTATCTCGATTTTGTCTTGGCTGTATGAGTTTTGGTGTAGCAGAGCGTTGGATTCATCAATGGGTACTTAATGAAGAGCAGAGCCGCCCCATTATTAAGAAAGCACTTGAGCTTGGTATCAATTTTTTTGACACGGCTAATGTATATTCGATGGGAACAAGTGAGGAAATTCTGGGACGAGCATTGAAGGATTATGCCAATCGAGATGAGATTGTACTTGCAACGAAGATACATGGCCGTATGCATGAAGGTCCAAATGGGGCTGGTCTTTCCCGAAAAGCAATCATTAGCGAAATTGATAAAAGCCTTAAAAGACTGGGAACCGATTATGTAGATCTCTATATCATCCACCGTTGGGATTACAATACCCCCATCGAAGAAACGATGGAAGCCTTGCATGATGTTGTAAAGGCGGGAAAGGCAAGATACATAGGTGCCTCAGCCATGTATGCATGGCAGTTTCAAAAGTCATTGTATGTGGCGGAGAAAAATGGTTGGACAAGGTTTATATCCATGCAAAATCACTTAAACCTTATATACCGTGAAGAGGAAAGGGAAATGCTGCCGCTTTGTAGAGAGGAAAAAATAGGTGTAACACCATATAGTCCTCTTGCATCGGGGAGATTGACCCGTGATTGGTCGGAAACAACGCATCGTTCCGAAACCGACCAAGTTCAGAAATCTAAGTATGATTCGACGGCGGACAGTGACCGATTAATTGTAGAGCGGGTTGCGGCAATCGCGGAAAAACGCGGAGTTCCTCGAATTCATATTGCACTTGCCTGGCTGCTGCAAAAAGAACCAGTGACAGCTCCTATTATCGGTGCTACGAAAACGTCTCATCTCGAAGATGCCATAGGTGCCCTTTCTATTGCATTAACACCAGAGGAAATTGCATCGTTAGAAGAACCATATGTACCTCACAGGATAGTTGGACACGAGTAA
- a CDS encoding response regulator transcription factor: MKIVIADDHAVVRSGFSMILNYQPDMEVVATAADGIEAYQMVAKHNPDVLLMDLSMPPGESGLIATGKISSDYPDTRILILTMYDDEEYLFHVLKNGAAGYVLKNAPDEELLTAIRTVHQGETYIHSKMATSLVREFIKKDQESSDSDPFNLLTKREIEVLPLVAKGYGNKEIAEKLFISVKTVEVHKAKIMEKLGLKSRPELVEYALKKKLIDF; the protein is encoded by the coding sequence ATGAAAATTGTCATCGCCGACGATCACGCCGTCGTTCGCAGCGGCTTCTCCATGATTCTGAATTATCAGCCCGACATGGAGGTCGTGGCTACGGCTGCGGATGGGATCGAGGCATATCAAATGGTTGCCAAGCATAATCCTGATGTCTTATTGATGGATTTGAGCATGCCTCCGGGCGAAAGCGGATTGATCGCGACAGGCAAGATCAGCAGCGATTATCCCGACACGAGAATATTGATTCTCACCATGTACGACGATGAGGAGTACTTGTTCCATGTACTCAAGAACGGGGCCGCGGGCTATGTGTTGAAAAATGCGCCGGACGAGGAGCTGCTGACAGCGATTCGCACTGTTCATCAGGGGGAAACGTATATTCATTCCAAGATGGCGACATCCCTTGTCAGGGAGTTCATTAAGAAGGACCAGGAATCCAGTGATTCCGACCCTTTTAATCTGCTAACCAAGCGGGAGATAGAAGTGCTGCCACTGGTCGCCAAAGGTTATGGGAACAAGGAAATTGCCGAGAAATTGTTCATTTCCGTCAAGACGGTGGAGGTGCACAAGGCGAAAATCATGGAGAAGCTGGGCTTAAAGAGCCGTCCGGAATTAGTGGAGTACGCCCTCAAGAAGAAGCTGATTGATTTTTAG
- a CDS encoding ATP-binding protein: MSELLRSMYKNSSEAIFFVNSEGEILHMNPAAENILDLDVIEQLHKGEAVSICNSCAGYMSEEAMISCVNCFLRNTKEDFSSFQVYLNTRGKGLVPYAASFHVIDEAEGIRVFMLLNLTKQYRTQEMLYQTNMTKYVIKAQEDERKRISRELHDSVAQELLSSLVDLRVLKYMNADEVVLNKLQQTEASLTRLLDDIRRLAVELRPASLDDFGLKAAFRSHFKWLEKNYGLLIDFKAELSAARYSNEIETVVYRICQEAVLNALKYANTDEIQVRLFEEDRELQLIVQDAGSGFQLNTRDPKGTGLGLFGMRERAELVHGQLIIVSEVGVGTTIHLRIPLSPNEGGDTE; this comes from the coding sequence ATGTCTGAACTGCTAAGGAGCATGTATAAGAACAGCAGCGAGGCCATATTTTTCGTCAATTCAGAGGGAGAAATCCTCCATATGAACCCGGCCGCGGAGAATATCCTGGATCTGGATGTGATCGAACAGCTGCATAAGGGAGAAGCGGTCTCGATTTGCAATTCCTGTGCCGGCTATATGAGTGAAGAGGCGATGATCTCCTGTGTGAATTGCTTCTTGAGAAATACGAAGGAAGACTTCTCCTCCTTTCAAGTATATTTGAATACGCGGGGCAAAGGGCTCGTTCCCTATGCAGCAAGCTTTCATGTGATCGATGAGGCGGAAGGCATCCGCGTCTTCATGCTGCTTAACTTAACGAAGCAATACCGGACTCAGGAAATGCTGTACCAGACCAATATGACCAAATATGTGATCAAAGCGCAGGAGGACGAGCGCAAGCGGATTTCGCGCGAGCTGCACGATAGTGTTGCGCAGGAGCTGTTAAGCTCCCTCGTCGATTTGCGCGTTCTCAAATATATGAACGCCGATGAAGTCGTACTGAACAAATTACAGCAGACAGAAGCCTCATTAACCCGGCTGCTCGATGATATCCGGCGGCTGGCTGTGGAATTGCGTCCGGCGTCATTGGATGATTTCGGACTGAAGGCGGCCTTCCGCTCCCATTTCAAATGGCTGGAGAAAAACTACGGGCTGCTGATCGATTTTAAGGCTGAGCTATCCGCTGCAAGGTACAGCAATGAGATAGAGACTGTCGTCTACCGGATTTGTCAGGAAGCGGTGCTGAATGCGCTAAAATACGCGAATACAGATGAAATCCAGGTCAGGCTGTTCGAAGAGGACCGCGAGCTGCAGCTCATCGTACAGGATGCAGGCTCAGGCTTCCAGTTGAACACAAGGGACCCCAAAGGAACAGGGCTCGGCTTGTTTGGTATGCGGGAGCGTGCTGAGCTTGTGCATGGCCAATTGATTATTGTATCGGAGGTGGGCGTAGGGACAACGATCCATCTGCGTATTCCATTGTCGCCAAACGAAGGAGGGGATACGGAATGA
- a CDS encoding GAF domain-containing protein encodes MKDEPNFDCQQAIDSLRGRFAFDFVSIALVQSAADQFVLTWQYASGNLNERYRRIVLHSGKGIAGMVFKTGKPMIIQNIAEELDPNDLFNYPIIVAEQLQTVCAVPLWKESRVDGVLLVGFREGNRLTTALLDEFRQYIDPSFGPYFTRELIEE; translated from the coding sequence ATGAAGGATGAACCGAATTTTGATTGTCAGCAAGCGATTGATTCCCTTCGGGGACGATTTGCTTTTGATTTTGTCTCGATTGCGCTAGTCCAGTCTGCAGCCGATCAATTTGTGCTGACCTGGCAGTACGCATCAGGCAATTTGAACGAACGCTACAGACGGATTGTACTGCATTCGGGCAAGGGAATCGCCGGTATGGTGTTCAAGACGGGAAAGCCGATGATCATTCAAAATATAGCCGAAGAACTCGATCCTAACGATTTGTTCAATTACCCGATTATCGTCGCGGAGCAGCTTCAAACCGTATGCGCTGTCCCGTTATGGAAGGAAAGCCGCGTGGATGGCGTATTGTTGGTAGGCTTTCGCGAAGGAAACCGGTTAACAACTGCCTTGCTCGATGAATTTAGGCAATATATAGACCCGTCATTCGGCCCCTATTTCACTAGAGAGCTGATAGAGGAGTGA